From a region of the Desmodus rotundus isolate HL8 chromosome 7, HLdesRot8A.1, whole genome shotgun sequence genome:
- the RAB36 gene encoding ras-related protein Rab-36 isoform X1 yields the protein MKSSLPPLGPPVSRDRVIASFPKWYTPDACLQLKEHFHGQVHAACQRRSTGAVGLSLSKVVVVGDLYVGKTSLIHRFCKNVFDCDYKATIGVDFEIERFEIAGIPYSLQIWDTAGQEKFKCIASAYYRGAQDGKTGSQQLRPSAELPSLCVAEGRFALSSLKLVLPLSWLFTTCAVIITAFDLTDVQTLEHTRQWLEDALRENEPGSCFVFLVGTKKDLLSRAACEQAEVEAVHLAKEMQAEYWSVSAKTGENVKAFFSRVAALAFEQSVLQHLERRSSSRLQIWREVHLRPRRARGPPAWVAVSWGLGLRPPHMRGQCLLRLGRGDMEPELCDMPVCPPLQRSATSLEQVRSQESPSLPAQGPHTAQRVGAQW from the exons ATGAAGTCCTCCCTGCCGCCTTTGGGGCCCCCTGTGAGCCGGGACCGCGTCATCGCCAGCTTCCCTAAG TGGTACACGCCTGACGCCTGCCTGCAGCTCAAGGAGCACTTCCACGGGCAGGTCCATGCCGCCTGCCAGCGCAGGAGCACAGGGGCCGTCGG GCTCAGCCTCTCCAAGGTGGTGGTGGTTGGTGACCTCTACGTGGGCAAGACCAGCCTCATCCACAG GTTTTGCAAGAACGTTTTTGACTGTGACTACAAGGCCACCATCGGAGTGGACTTTGAAATCGAGCGCTTTGAGATTGCCGGGATCCCCTACAGCCTCCAGAT CTGGGACACAGCAGGGCAAGAGAAGTTCAAGTGCATCGCATCTGCCTACTACCGGGGTGCCCAGG ATGGGAAGACAGGCTCTCAGCAGCTAAGGCCTTCAGCCGAGCTCCCTTCACTGTGCGTGGCAGAGGGGAGATTTGCACTCAGCAGCCTCAAGCTCGTCTTGCCTCT CTCTTGGCTTTTCACCACATGTGCAGTGATCATCACGGCCTTTGACCTCACTGATGTGCAGACTCTGGAACACACCAGGCAA tggctggaggatgCACTGAGAGAGAACGAGCCGGGTTCCTGCTTTGTGTTCCTTGTGGGAACCAAGAAGGACCTTCTG TCAAGGGCAGCGTGTGAGCAGGCGGAAGTGGAGGCTGTGCACCTGGCCAAGGAGATGCAGGCTGAGTACTGGTCGGTGTCGGCTAAGACAG GGGAGAACGTGAAGGCCTTCTTCAGCCGTGTGGCTGCCCTGGCGTTCGAGCAGTCGGTGCTGCAGCACCTGGAGAGGAGGAGCAGCTCCCGGCTCCAG ATATGGAGGGAAGTCCATCTGAGACCCAGGAGAGCAAGAGGCCCTCCAGCCTGGGTTGCTGTTAGCTGGGGACTGGGCCTCCGCCCCCCACACATGCGTGGGCAGTGCCTTCTGCGACTGGGGAGAGGTGACATGGAGCCTGAGCTTTGTGACATGCCTGTCTGCCCACCGCTCCAGCGCTCAGCCACTTCTCTGGAGCAGGTCAGGAGCCAGGAAAgtccctcactgcctgcccagggcccccacaCTGCCCAGCGCGTGGGGGCCCAGTGGTGA
- the RAB36 gene encoding ras-related protein Rab-36 isoform X5, with the protein MPPASAGAQGPSGSASPRWWWLVTSTWARPASSTGFARTFLTVTTRPPSEWTLKSSALRLPGSPTASRLIITAFDLTDVQTLEHTRQWLEDALRENEPGSCFVFLVGTKKDLLSRAACEQAEVEAVHLAKEMQAEYWSVSAKTGENVKAFFSRVAALAFEQSVLQHLERRSSSRLQIWREVHLRPRRARGPPAWVAVSWGLGLRPPHMRGQCLLRLGRGDMEPELCDMPVCPPLQRSATSLEQVRSQESPSLPAQGPHTAQRVGAQW; encoded by the exons ATGCCGCCTGCCAGCGCAGGAGCACAGGGGCCGTCGG GCTCAGCCTCTCCAAGGTGGTGGTGGTTGGTGACCTCTACGTGGGCAAGACCAGCCTCATCCACAG GTTTTGCAAGAACGTTTTTGACTGTGACTACAAGGCCACCATCGGAGTGGACTTTGAAATCGAGCGCTTTGAGATTGCCGGGATCCCCTACAGCCTCCAGAT TGATCATCACGGCCTTTGACCTCACTGATGTGCAGACTCTGGAACACACCAGGCAA tggctggaggatgCACTGAGAGAGAACGAGCCGGGTTCCTGCTTTGTGTTCCTTGTGGGAACCAAGAAGGACCTTCTG TCAAGGGCAGCGTGTGAGCAGGCGGAAGTGGAGGCTGTGCACCTGGCCAAGGAGATGCAGGCTGAGTACTGGTCGGTGTCGGCTAAGACAG GGGAGAACGTGAAGGCCTTCTTCAGCCGTGTGGCTGCCCTGGCGTTCGAGCAGTCGGTGCTGCAGCACCTGGAGAGGAGGAGCAGCTCCCGGCTCCAG ATATGGAGGGAAGTCCATCTGAGACCCAGGAGAGCAAGAGGCCCTCCAGCCTGGGTTGCTGTTAGCTGGGGACTGGGCCTCCGCCCCCCACACATGCGTGGGCAGTGCCTTCTGCGACTGGGGAGAGGTGACATGGAGCCTGAGCTTTGTGACATGCCTGTCTGCCCACCGCTCCAGCGCTCAGCCACTTCTCTGGAGCAGGTCAGGAGCCAGGAAAgtccctcactgcctgcccagggcccccacaCTGCCCAGCGCGTGGGGGCCCAGTGGTGA
- the RAB36 gene encoding ras-related protein Rab-36 isoform X2, with the protein MKSSLPPLGPPVSRDRVIASFPKWYTPDACLQLKEHFHGQVHAACQRRSTGAVGLSLSKVVVVGDLYVGKTSLIHRFCKNVFDCDYKATIGVDFEIERFEIAGIPYSLQIWDTAGQEKFKCIASAYYRGAQVIITAFDLTDVQTLEHTRQWLEDALRENEPGSCFVFLVGTKKDLLSRAACEQAEVEAVHLAKEMQAEYWSVSAKTGENVKAFFSRVAALAFEQSVLQHLERRSSSRLQIWREVHLRPRRARGPPAWVAVSWGLGLRPPHMRGQCLLRLGRGDMEPELCDMPVCPPLQRSATSLEQVRSQESPSLPAQGPHTAQRVGAQW; encoded by the exons ATGAAGTCCTCCCTGCCGCCTTTGGGGCCCCCTGTGAGCCGGGACCGCGTCATCGCCAGCTTCCCTAAG TGGTACACGCCTGACGCCTGCCTGCAGCTCAAGGAGCACTTCCACGGGCAGGTCCATGCCGCCTGCCAGCGCAGGAGCACAGGGGCCGTCGG GCTCAGCCTCTCCAAGGTGGTGGTGGTTGGTGACCTCTACGTGGGCAAGACCAGCCTCATCCACAG GTTTTGCAAGAACGTTTTTGACTGTGACTACAAGGCCACCATCGGAGTGGACTTTGAAATCGAGCGCTTTGAGATTGCCGGGATCCCCTACAGCCTCCAGAT CTGGGACACAGCAGGGCAAGAGAAGTTCAAGTGCATCGCATCTGCCTACTACCGGGGTGCCCAGG TGATCATCACGGCCTTTGACCTCACTGATGTGCAGACTCTGGAACACACCAGGCAA tggctggaggatgCACTGAGAGAGAACGAGCCGGGTTCCTGCTTTGTGTTCCTTGTGGGAACCAAGAAGGACCTTCTG TCAAGGGCAGCGTGTGAGCAGGCGGAAGTGGAGGCTGTGCACCTGGCCAAGGAGATGCAGGCTGAGTACTGGTCGGTGTCGGCTAAGACAG GGGAGAACGTGAAGGCCTTCTTCAGCCGTGTGGCTGCCCTGGCGTTCGAGCAGTCGGTGCTGCAGCACCTGGAGAGGAGGAGCAGCTCCCGGCTCCAG ATATGGAGGGAAGTCCATCTGAGACCCAGGAGAGCAAGAGGCCCTCCAGCCTGGGTTGCTGTTAGCTGGGGACTGGGCCTCCGCCCCCCACACATGCGTGGGCAGTGCCTTCTGCGACTGGGGAGAGGTGACATGGAGCCTGAGCTTTGTGACATGCCTGTCTGCCCACCGCTCCAGCGCTCAGCCACTTCTCTGGAGCAGGTCAGGAGCCAGGAAAgtccctcactgcctgcccagggcccccacaCTGCCCAGCGCGTGGGGGCCCAGTGGTGA
- the RAB36 gene encoding ras-related protein Rab-36 isoform X4, whose amino-acid sequence MKSSLPPLGPPVSRDRVIASFPKWYTPDACLQLKEHFHGQVHAACQRRSTGAVGLSLSKVVVVGDLYVGKTSLIHRFCKNVFDCDYKATIGVDFEIERFEIAGIPYSLQIWDTAGQEKFKCIASAYYRGAQVIITAFDLTDVQTLEHTRQWLEDALRENEPGSCFVFLVGTKKDLLSRAACEQAEVEAVHLAKEMQAEYWSVSAKTGENVKAFFSRVAALAFEQSVLQHLERRSSSRLQVGDGDLIHMEGSPSETQESKRPSSLGCC is encoded by the exons ATGAAGTCCTCCCTGCCGCCTTTGGGGCCCCCTGTGAGCCGGGACCGCGTCATCGCCAGCTTCCCTAAG TGGTACACGCCTGACGCCTGCCTGCAGCTCAAGGAGCACTTCCACGGGCAGGTCCATGCCGCCTGCCAGCGCAGGAGCACAGGGGCCGTCGG GCTCAGCCTCTCCAAGGTGGTGGTGGTTGGTGACCTCTACGTGGGCAAGACCAGCCTCATCCACAG GTTTTGCAAGAACGTTTTTGACTGTGACTACAAGGCCACCATCGGAGTGGACTTTGAAATCGAGCGCTTTGAGATTGCCGGGATCCCCTACAGCCTCCAGAT CTGGGACACAGCAGGGCAAGAGAAGTTCAAGTGCATCGCATCTGCCTACTACCGGGGTGCCCAGG TGATCATCACGGCCTTTGACCTCACTGATGTGCAGACTCTGGAACACACCAGGCAA tggctggaggatgCACTGAGAGAGAACGAGCCGGGTTCCTGCTTTGTGTTCCTTGTGGGAACCAAGAAGGACCTTCTG TCAAGGGCAGCGTGTGAGCAGGCGGAAGTGGAGGCTGTGCACCTGGCCAAGGAGATGCAGGCTGAGTACTGGTCGGTGTCGGCTAAGACAG GGGAGAACGTGAAGGCCTTCTTCAGCCGTGTGGCTGCCCTGGCGTTCGAGCAGTCGGTGCTGCAGCACCTGGAGAGGAGGAGCAGCTCCCGGCTCCAGGTCGGCGATGGAGATCTCATCC ATATGGAGGGAAGTCCATCTGAGACCCAGGAGAGCAAGAGGCCCTCCAGCCTGGGTTGCTGTTAG
- the RAB36 gene encoding ras-related protein Rab-36 isoform X3, translated as MKSSLPPLGPPVSRDRVIASFPKWYTPDACLQLKEHFHGQVHAACQRRSTGAVGLSLSKVVVVGDLYVGKTSLIHRFCKNVFDCDYKATIGVDFEIERFEIAGIPYSLQIWDTAGQEKFKCIASAYYRGAQDGKTGSQQLRPSAELPSLCVAEGRFALSSLKLVLPLSWLFTTCAVIITAFDLTDVQTLEHTRQWLEDALRENEPGSCFVFLVGTKKDLLSRAACEQAEVEAVHLAKEMQAEYWSVSAKTGENVKAFFSRVAALAFEQSVLQHLERRSSSRLQVGDGDLIHMEGSPSETQESKRPSSLGCC; from the exons ATGAAGTCCTCCCTGCCGCCTTTGGGGCCCCCTGTGAGCCGGGACCGCGTCATCGCCAGCTTCCCTAAG TGGTACACGCCTGACGCCTGCCTGCAGCTCAAGGAGCACTTCCACGGGCAGGTCCATGCCGCCTGCCAGCGCAGGAGCACAGGGGCCGTCGG GCTCAGCCTCTCCAAGGTGGTGGTGGTTGGTGACCTCTACGTGGGCAAGACCAGCCTCATCCACAG GTTTTGCAAGAACGTTTTTGACTGTGACTACAAGGCCACCATCGGAGTGGACTTTGAAATCGAGCGCTTTGAGATTGCCGGGATCCCCTACAGCCTCCAGAT CTGGGACACAGCAGGGCAAGAGAAGTTCAAGTGCATCGCATCTGCCTACTACCGGGGTGCCCAGG ATGGGAAGACAGGCTCTCAGCAGCTAAGGCCTTCAGCCGAGCTCCCTTCACTGTGCGTGGCAGAGGGGAGATTTGCACTCAGCAGCCTCAAGCTCGTCTTGCCTCT CTCTTGGCTTTTCACCACATGTGCAGTGATCATCACGGCCTTTGACCTCACTGATGTGCAGACTCTGGAACACACCAGGCAA tggctggaggatgCACTGAGAGAGAACGAGCCGGGTTCCTGCTTTGTGTTCCTTGTGGGAACCAAGAAGGACCTTCTG TCAAGGGCAGCGTGTGAGCAGGCGGAAGTGGAGGCTGTGCACCTGGCCAAGGAGATGCAGGCTGAGTACTGGTCGGTGTCGGCTAAGACAG GGGAGAACGTGAAGGCCTTCTTCAGCCGTGTGGCTGCCCTGGCGTTCGAGCAGTCGGTGCTGCAGCACCTGGAGAGGAGGAGCAGCTCCCGGCTCCAGGTCGGCGATGGAGATCTCATCC ATATGGAGGGAAGTCCATCTGAGACCCAGGAGAGCAAGAGGCCCTCCAGCCTGGGTTGCTGTTAG
- the RAB36 gene encoding ras-related protein Rab-36 isoform X6 — protein MKSSLPPLGPPVSRDRVIASFPKWYTPDACLQLKEHFHGQVHAACQRRSTGAVGLSLSKVVVVGDLYVGKTSLIHRFCKNVFDCDYKATIGVDFEIERFEIAGIPYSLQIWDTAGQEKFKCIASAYYRGAQDGKTGSQQLRPSAELPSLCVAEGRFALSSLKLVLPLSWLFTTCAVIITAFDLTDVQTLEHTRDLVKRAGWQHDQFWEALLLLLEVIRLMDQSALHLASVWGLTSSICQALGGRPG, from the exons ATGAAGTCCTCCCTGCCGCCTTTGGGGCCCCCTGTGAGCCGGGACCGCGTCATCGCCAGCTTCCCTAAG TGGTACACGCCTGACGCCTGCCTGCAGCTCAAGGAGCACTTCCACGGGCAGGTCCATGCCGCCTGCCAGCGCAGGAGCACAGGGGCCGTCGG GCTCAGCCTCTCCAAGGTGGTGGTGGTTGGTGACCTCTACGTGGGCAAGACCAGCCTCATCCACAG GTTTTGCAAGAACGTTTTTGACTGTGACTACAAGGCCACCATCGGAGTGGACTTTGAAATCGAGCGCTTTGAGATTGCCGGGATCCCCTACAGCCTCCAGAT CTGGGACACAGCAGGGCAAGAGAAGTTCAAGTGCATCGCATCTGCCTACTACCGGGGTGCCCAGG ATGGGAAGACAGGCTCTCAGCAGCTAAGGCCTTCAGCCGAGCTCCCTTCACTGTGCGTGGCAGAGGGGAGATTTGCACTCAGCAGCCTCAAGCTCGTCTTGCCTCT CTCTTGGCTTTTCACCACATGTGCAGTGATCATCACGGCCTTTGACCTCACTGATGTGCAGACTCTGGAACACACCAG AGACCTGGTTAAGAGAGCTGGCTGGCAACATGACCAATTCTGGGAGGCCCTCCTGCTTCTGCTGGAAGTCATCCGGCTAATGGACCAAAGTGCCCTTCACCTTGCTTCTGTTTGGGGACTCACCTCTAGCATCTGTCAAGccctgggagggaggccagggtga